Proteins encoded in a region of the Diabrotica virgifera virgifera chromosome 4, PGI_DIABVI_V3a genome:
- the LOC126883192 gene encoding uncharacterized protein LOC126883192 isoform X4 — protein sequence MSNIERSFICCICKGPSFSKQSNLRAHVKKFHPDKLEELAPKNVKNVAAICNECNQTFSKYSNLKEHVRTFHPEKMEVLIKDKFYLYKCSECSKQFSGLANFNAHKKIHTTPKIVSHRKPKQLKCPLCKYEDIKSKLIHHFGEKHEVVVKAENMQFNSLEEFHFWKLEEEKTTRSFFVKNRSSSNVSNGTKTIYNCHRSGKYIAKGNNKRHLKYKGSNKINAFCPANITVIQEANICKVDYVKMHIGHQNNLGHLFLSQEKKRELASKIAAKIPLAAILDEIRDSMTSANFSRIHLLTKKDLHNIEQTYNLNATPVRHRNDAISVQAWVNELQKSNSVLFYKPQDDLSEEHSCLKREDFVLILMTEGQKEMLDKFGGDCICVDGTHGITSYGFELVTLLVLDDMREGFPCAFMISNRTDEDVMCILFSCIRKSLQSKISPKVFMSDMAESFFNAWIKIMSPPEYRLYCCWHVDRAWRKNLSKISAKDMQVVVYQQLRTLLQETDVKAFSLMLETFLKSLYENEATLEFANYFKIHYANKVDSWAYSYRLNSGLNTNMHLERMHHTIKYIYLKGKHNKRLDRAISALLKFVRDKLFDQLITIHKGKLCTKLRELRSRHKSSQELDHNLVIKMDTVWQVPSSTTQEIYLVEQRKVDCACKIVCLECDACFHQYSCTCIDSSVRYNMCKHIHLVCRYEQHLPGEKNAESLITETDSDQDLYGRNVQDLGV from the exons ATGAGTAATATCGAGAGAAGTTTTATATGTTGTATTTGTAAAGGACCATCCTTCTCAAAACAGTCAAATCTTAGGGCCCACGTAAAAAAGTTCCATCCAG ACAAACTGGAGGAATTGGcaccaaaaaatgttaaaaacgtAGCAGCTATATGCAATGAATGCAATCAGACTTTCTCAAAATACTCCAATTTGAAAGAGCATGTCCGGACATTTCATCCAG aAAAAATGGAAGTCTTAATCAAAGATAAGTTTTATCTTTACAAATGCAGTGAATGTTCCAAGCAATTTTCGGGTTTAGCAAATTTCAACGCTCATAAGAAAATACATACAACTCCGAAAATTGTTTCCCACCGTAAGCCCAAACAATTGAAGTGTCCTTTATGTAAATATGAAGATATCAAATCGAAGTTAATACACCATTTTGGAGAAAAGCATGAAGTTGTTGTTAAAGCTGAAAATATGCAATTTAATTCATTAGAAGAATTTCATTTTTGGAAATTGGAAGAGGAAAAAACAACTAGATCATTTTTTGTAAAGAATCGTAGTTCCAGTAATGTTTCAAATGGCACTAAAACAATATATAATTGTCATAGGTCAGGAAAATACATTGCTAAAGGAAACAATAAAAGACATTTAAAATACAAAGGCTCTAACAAAATAAATGCTTTCTGTCCAGCCAATATTACAGTCATTCAAGAAGCAAATATCTGCAAGGTAGATTATGTTAAGATGCATATTGGACATCAGAATAACTTAGGTCATTTATTTTTAAGTCAGGAAAAAAAGCGGGAATTAGCTAGTAAAATAGCTGCAAAGATTCCATTAGCTGCCATTTTAGATGAAATTAGAGATTCTATGACAAGTGCAAATTTTTCAAGGATTCATCTTCTAACTAAAAAAGATTTGCATAATATTGAACAAACATACAATCTAAATGCAACACCTGTCAGACATAGGAATGATGCCATAAGTGTCCAAGCATGGGTAAATGAACTACAAAAAAGTAATAGTGTACTTTTCTATAAACCGCAAGATGATTTATCAGAAGAGCACTCATGTTTAAAAAGAGAAGATTTTGTTTTAATTCTAATGACCGAAGGTCAAAAGGAGATGCTTGACAAATTTGGGGGTGATTGCATTTGTGTAGACGGAACACACGGAATAACTAGTTACGGATTTGAATTGGTAACATTATTGGTTCTTGATGATATGCGAGAGGGATTTCCATGTGCATTTATGATATCCAATAGAACAGATGAAGACGTTATGTGCATATTATTTTCTTGTATTAGAAAAAGTTTGCAATCAAAAATTTCGCCCAAAGTATTCATGTCGGATATGGCAGAATCATTTTTTAATGCATGGATAAAAATTATGAGTCCTCCAGAATACAg gCTATATTGTTGTTGGCATGTAGACCGCGCATGGAGGAAGAATCTTTCGAAGATTTCTGCTAAGGATATGCAA gtAGTGGTCTACCAACAATTGCGTACCTTGCTTCAAGAAACGGATGTAAAAGCATTTTCACTTATGTTGGAGACATTTTTAAAAAGCCTCTACGAAAATGAGGCTACCTTGGAGTTTGCAAATTATTTTAAAATCCATTATGCTAATAAAGTTGATAGTTGGGCTTATAGTTATCGTCTAAATAGCGGTTTGAACACGAACATGCATTTAGAACGTATGCATCATACCATAAAGTATATCTATCTAAAAGGCAAACATAACAAGAGACTAGATAGGGCTATTTCTGCTCTATTGAAGTTTGTAAGAGATAAACTGTTTGATCAATTAATAACAATTCATAAAGGTAAACTGTGTACTAAATTGAGAGAACTAAGGTCGAGGCATAAGTCAAGCCAAGAACTTGATCACAACTTAGTGATAAAAATGGATACTGTTTGGCAAGTTCCTTCATCCACAACTCAGGAAATATATTTGGTAGAGCAAAGGAAAGTTGATTGTGCTTGTAAAATCGTTTGCTTGGAATGTGATGCTTGCTTTCACCAATATTCGTGTACATGTATAGATTCAAGCGTCAGATATAATATGTGTAAACATATACATTTAGTATGCCGATATGAACAACACCTACCGGGTGAAAAAAATGCAGAATCACTTATAACAGAAACGGACTCGGATCAAG ACTTGTATGGAAGAAATGTCCAAGACCTGGGGGTGTAG
- the LOC126883192 gene encoding uncharacterized protein LOC126883192 isoform X3 produces MSNIERSFICCICKGPSFSKQSNLRAHVKKFHPDKLEELAPKNVKNVAAICNECNQTFSKYSNLKEHVRTFHPEKMEVLIKDKFYLYKCSECSKQFSGLANFNAHKKIHTTPKIVSHRKPKQLKCPLCKYEDIKSKLIHHFGEKHEVVVKAENMQFNSLEEFHFWKLEEEKTTRSFFVKNRSSSNVSNGTKTIYNCHRSGKYIAKGNNKRHLKYKGSNKINAFCPANITVIQEANICKVDYVKMHIGHQNNLGHLFLSQEKKRELASKIAAKIPLAAILDEIRDSMTSANFSRIHLLTKKDLHNIEQTYNLNATPVRHRNDAISVQAWVNELQKSNSVLFYKPQDDLSEEHSCLKREDFVLILMTEGQKEMLDKFGGDCICVDGTHGITSYGFELVTLLVLDDMREGFPCAFMISNRTDEDVMCILFSCIRKSLQSKISPKVFMSDMAESFFNAWIKIMSPPEYRLYCCWHVDRAWRKNLSKISAKDMQVVVYQQLRTLLQETDVKAFSLMLETFLKSLYENEATLEFANYFKIHYANKVDSWAYSYRLNSGLNTNMHLERMHHTIKYIYLKGKHNKRLDRAISALLKFVRDKLFDQLITIHKGKLCTKLRELRSRHKSSQELDHNLVIKMDTVWQVPSSTTQEIYLVEQRKVDCACKIVCLECDACFHQYSCTCIDSSVRYNMCKHIHLVCRYEQHLPGEKNAESLITETDSDQVYPAYSTTSKFQRWQCPNNSRMYF; encoded by the exons ATGAGTAATATCGAGAGAAGTTTTATATGTTGTATTTGTAAAGGACCATCCTTCTCAAAACAGTCAAATCTTAGGGCCCACGTAAAAAAGTTCCATCCAG ACAAACTGGAGGAATTGGcaccaaaaaatgttaaaaacgtAGCAGCTATATGCAATGAATGCAATCAGACTTTCTCAAAATACTCCAATTTGAAAGAGCATGTCCGGACATTTCATCCAG aAAAAATGGAAGTCTTAATCAAAGATAAGTTTTATCTTTACAAATGCAGTGAATGTTCCAAGCAATTTTCGGGTTTAGCAAATTTCAACGCTCATAAGAAAATACATACAACTCCGAAAATTGTTTCCCACCGTAAGCCCAAACAATTGAAGTGTCCTTTATGTAAATATGAAGATATCAAATCGAAGTTAATACACCATTTTGGAGAAAAGCATGAAGTTGTTGTTAAAGCTGAAAATATGCAATTTAATTCATTAGAAGAATTTCATTTTTGGAAATTGGAAGAGGAAAAAACAACTAGATCATTTTTTGTAAAGAATCGTAGTTCCAGTAATGTTTCAAATGGCACTAAAACAATATATAATTGTCATAGGTCAGGAAAATACATTGCTAAAGGAAACAATAAAAGACATTTAAAATACAAAGGCTCTAACAAAATAAATGCTTTCTGTCCAGCCAATATTACAGTCATTCAAGAAGCAAATATCTGCAAGGTAGATTATGTTAAGATGCATATTGGACATCAGAATAACTTAGGTCATTTATTTTTAAGTCAGGAAAAAAAGCGGGAATTAGCTAGTAAAATAGCTGCAAAGATTCCATTAGCTGCCATTTTAGATGAAATTAGAGATTCTATGACAAGTGCAAATTTTTCAAGGATTCATCTTCTAACTAAAAAAGATTTGCATAATATTGAACAAACATACAATCTAAATGCAACACCTGTCAGACATAGGAATGATGCCATAAGTGTCCAAGCATGGGTAAATGAACTACAAAAAAGTAATAGTGTACTTTTCTATAAACCGCAAGATGATTTATCAGAAGAGCACTCATGTTTAAAAAGAGAAGATTTTGTTTTAATTCTAATGACCGAAGGTCAAAAGGAGATGCTTGACAAATTTGGGGGTGATTGCATTTGTGTAGACGGAACACACGGAATAACTAGTTACGGATTTGAATTGGTAACATTATTGGTTCTTGATGATATGCGAGAGGGATTTCCATGTGCATTTATGATATCCAATAGAACAGATGAAGACGTTATGTGCATATTATTTTCTTGTATTAGAAAAAGTTTGCAATCAAAAATTTCGCCCAAAGTATTCATGTCGGATATGGCAGAATCATTTTTTAATGCATGGATAAAAATTATGAGTCCTCCAGAATACAg gCTATATTGTTGTTGGCATGTAGACCGCGCATGGAGGAAGAATCTTTCGAAGATTTCTGCTAAGGATATGCAA gtAGTGGTCTACCAACAATTGCGTACCTTGCTTCAAGAAACGGATGTAAAAGCATTTTCACTTATGTTGGAGACATTTTTAAAAAGCCTCTACGAAAATGAGGCTACCTTGGAGTTTGCAAATTATTTTAAAATCCATTATGCTAATAAAGTTGATAGTTGGGCTTATAGTTATCGTCTAAATAGCGGTTTGAACACGAACATGCATTTAGAACGTATGCATCATACCATAAAGTATATCTATCTAAAAGGCAAACATAACAAGAGACTAGATAGGGCTATTTCTGCTCTATTGAAGTTTGTAAGAGATAAACTGTTTGATCAATTAATAACAATTCATAAAGGTAAACTGTGTACTAAATTGAGAGAACTAAGGTCGAGGCATAAGTCAAGCCAAGAACTTGATCACAACTTAGTGATAAAAATGGATACTGTTTGGCAAGTTCCTTCATCCACAACTCAGGAAATATATTTGGTAGAGCAAAGGAAAGTTGATTGTGCTTGTAAAATCGTTTGCTTGGAATGTGATGCTTGCTTTCACCAATATTCGTGTACATGTATAGATTCAAGCGTCAGATATAATATGTGTAAACATATACATTTAGTATGCCGATATGAACAACACCTACCGGGTGAAAAAAATGCAGAATCACTTATAACAGAAACGGACTCGGATCAAG tatATCCAGCTTACTCGACaacttcaaagtttcaaag ATGGCAATGCCCTAATAATTCAAGAATGTACTTCtga
- the LOC126883192 gene encoding uncharacterized protein LOC126883192 isoform X1, with translation MSNIERSFICCICKGPSFSKQSNLRAHVKKFHPDKLEELAPKNVKNVAAICNECNQTFSKYSNLKEHVRTFHPEKMEVLIKDKFYLYKCSECSKQFSGLANFNAHKKIHTTPKIVSHRKPKQLKCPLCKYEDIKSKLIHHFGEKHEVVVKAENMQFNSLEEFHFWKLEEEKTTRSFFVKNRSSSNVSNGTKTIYNCHRSGKYIAKGNNKRHLKYKGSNKINAFCPANITVIQEANICKVDYVKMHIGHQNNLGHLFLSQEKKRELASKIAAKIPLAAILDEIRDSMTSANFSRIHLLTKKDLHNIEQTYNLNATPVRHRNDAISVQAWVNELQKSNSVLFYKPQDDLSEEHSCLKREDFVLILMTEGQKEMLDKFGGDCICVDGTHGITSYGFELVTLLVLDDMREGFPCAFMISNRTDEDVMCILFSCIRKSLQSKISPKVFMSDMAESFFNAWIKIMSPPEYRLYCCWHVDRAWRKNLSKISAKDMQVVVYQQLRTLLQETDVKAFSLMLETFLKSLYENEATLEFANYFKIHYANKVDSWAYSYRLNSGLNTNMHLERMHHTIKYIYLKGKHNKRLDRAISALLKFVRDKLFDQLITIHKGKLCTKLRELRSRHKSSQELDHNLVIKMDTVWQVPSSTTQEIYLVEQRKVDCACKIVCLECDACFHQYSCTCIDSSVRYNMCKHIHLVCRYEQHLPGEKNAESLITETDSDQDGNALIIQECTSENKIQDLVKVLSSKETEDGDNDAKLDKEKLNLKNWIWDQIDKISSMTELNEIKRLTAPIEAVLNAVKEGSTSIKIPEENIKIPHNKNIVKQRRLFSVKKKSKRENQRVNKPSISDIQNTAVKLLHP, from the exons ATGAGTAATATCGAGAGAAGTTTTATATGTTGTATTTGTAAAGGACCATCCTTCTCAAAACAGTCAAATCTTAGGGCCCACGTAAAAAAGTTCCATCCAG ACAAACTGGAGGAATTGGcaccaaaaaatgttaaaaacgtAGCAGCTATATGCAATGAATGCAATCAGACTTTCTCAAAATACTCCAATTTGAAAGAGCATGTCCGGACATTTCATCCAG aAAAAATGGAAGTCTTAATCAAAGATAAGTTTTATCTTTACAAATGCAGTGAATGTTCCAAGCAATTTTCGGGTTTAGCAAATTTCAACGCTCATAAGAAAATACATACAACTCCGAAAATTGTTTCCCACCGTAAGCCCAAACAATTGAAGTGTCCTTTATGTAAATATGAAGATATCAAATCGAAGTTAATACACCATTTTGGAGAAAAGCATGAAGTTGTTGTTAAAGCTGAAAATATGCAATTTAATTCATTAGAAGAATTTCATTTTTGGAAATTGGAAGAGGAAAAAACAACTAGATCATTTTTTGTAAAGAATCGTAGTTCCAGTAATGTTTCAAATGGCACTAAAACAATATATAATTGTCATAGGTCAGGAAAATACATTGCTAAAGGAAACAATAAAAGACATTTAAAATACAAAGGCTCTAACAAAATAAATGCTTTCTGTCCAGCCAATATTACAGTCATTCAAGAAGCAAATATCTGCAAGGTAGATTATGTTAAGATGCATATTGGACATCAGAATAACTTAGGTCATTTATTTTTAAGTCAGGAAAAAAAGCGGGAATTAGCTAGTAAAATAGCTGCAAAGATTCCATTAGCTGCCATTTTAGATGAAATTAGAGATTCTATGACAAGTGCAAATTTTTCAAGGATTCATCTTCTAACTAAAAAAGATTTGCATAATATTGAACAAACATACAATCTAAATGCAACACCTGTCAGACATAGGAATGATGCCATAAGTGTCCAAGCATGGGTAAATGAACTACAAAAAAGTAATAGTGTACTTTTCTATAAACCGCAAGATGATTTATCAGAAGAGCACTCATGTTTAAAAAGAGAAGATTTTGTTTTAATTCTAATGACCGAAGGTCAAAAGGAGATGCTTGACAAATTTGGGGGTGATTGCATTTGTGTAGACGGAACACACGGAATAACTAGTTACGGATTTGAATTGGTAACATTATTGGTTCTTGATGATATGCGAGAGGGATTTCCATGTGCATTTATGATATCCAATAGAACAGATGAAGACGTTATGTGCATATTATTTTCTTGTATTAGAAAAAGTTTGCAATCAAAAATTTCGCCCAAAGTATTCATGTCGGATATGGCAGAATCATTTTTTAATGCATGGATAAAAATTATGAGTCCTCCAGAATACAg gCTATATTGTTGTTGGCATGTAGACCGCGCATGGAGGAAGAATCTTTCGAAGATTTCTGCTAAGGATATGCAA gtAGTGGTCTACCAACAATTGCGTACCTTGCTTCAAGAAACGGATGTAAAAGCATTTTCACTTATGTTGGAGACATTTTTAAAAAGCCTCTACGAAAATGAGGCTACCTTGGAGTTTGCAAATTATTTTAAAATCCATTATGCTAATAAAGTTGATAGTTGGGCTTATAGTTATCGTCTAAATAGCGGTTTGAACACGAACATGCATTTAGAACGTATGCATCATACCATAAAGTATATCTATCTAAAAGGCAAACATAACAAGAGACTAGATAGGGCTATTTCTGCTCTATTGAAGTTTGTAAGAGATAAACTGTTTGATCAATTAATAACAATTCATAAAGGTAAACTGTGTACTAAATTGAGAGAACTAAGGTCGAGGCATAAGTCAAGCCAAGAACTTGATCACAACTTAGTGATAAAAATGGATACTGTTTGGCAAGTTCCTTCATCCACAACTCAGGAAATATATTTGGTAGAGCAAAGGAAAGTTGATTGTGCTTGTAAAATCGTTTGCTTGGAATGTGATGCTTGCTTTCACCAATATTCGTGTACATGTATAGATTCAAGCGTCAGATATAATATGTGTAAACATATACATTTAGTATGCCGATATGAACAACACCTACCGGGTGAAAAAAATGCAGAATCACTTATAACAGAAACGGACTCGGATCAAG ATGGCAATGCCCTAATAATTCAAGAATGTACTTCtgaaaataaaatacaggatttAGTTAAGGTATTAAGTTCTAAGGAAACTGAAGATGGTGATAATGATGCCAAGTTAGacaaagaaaaattaaatttaaaaaactggATATGGGATCAAATTGATAAAATCTCCTCAATGACAGAGCTAAATGAAATCAAACGTTTAACCGCTCCAATTGAAGCTGTGCTAAACGCAGTTAAGGAAGGAAGCACATCAATAAAAATACCAGAAGAAAATATAAAGATTCCGCacaataaaaatattgttaaacaaaggAGATTGTTTTCGGTTAAGAAAAAATCTAAAAGGGAAAATCAGCGTGTTAACAAACCTTCTATTAGTGATATTCAAAATACCGCTGTAAAATTGTTACATCCTTAA
- the LOC126883192 gene encoding uncharacterized protein LOC126883192 isoform X2, translating into MEVLIKDKFYLYKCSECSKQFSGLANFNAHKKIHTTPKIVSHRKPKQLKCPLCKYEDIKSKLIHHFGEKHEVVVKAENMQFNSLEEFHFWKLEEEKTTRSFFVKNRSSSNVSNGTKTIYNCHRSGKYIAKGNNKRHLKYKGSNKINAFCPANITVIQEANICKVDYVKMHIGHQNNLGHLFLSQEKKRELASKIAAKIPLAAILDEIRDSMTSANFSRIHLLTKKDLHNIEQTYNLNATPVRHRNDAISVQAWVNELQKSNSVLFYKPQDDLSEEHSCLKREDFVLILMTEGQKEMLDKFGGDCICVDGTHGITSYGFELVTLLVLDDMREGFPCAFMISNRTDEDVMCILFSCIRKSLQSKISPKVFMSDMAESFFNAWIKIMSPPEYRLYCCWHVDRAWRKNLSKISAKDMQVVVYQQLRTLLQETDVKAFSLMLETFLKSLYENEATLEFANYFKIHYANKVDSWAYSYRLNSGLNTNMHLERMHHTIKYIYLKGKHNKRLDRAISALLKFVRDKLFDQLITIHKGKLCTKLRELRSRHKSSQELDHNLVIKMDTVWQVPSSTTQEIYLVEQRKVDCACKIVCLECDACFHQYSCTCIDSSVRYNMCKHIHLVCRYEQHLPGEKNAESLITETDSDQDGNALIIQECTSENKIQDLVKVLSSKETEDGDNDAKLDKEKLNLKNWIWDQIDKISSMTELNEIKRLTAPIEAVLNAVKEGSTSIKIPEENIKIPHNKNIVKQRRLFSVKKKSKRENQRVNKPSISDIQNTAVKLLHP; encoded by the exons ATGGAAGTCTTAATCAAAGATAAGTTTTATCTTTACAAATGCAGTGAATGTTCCAAGCAATTTTCGGGTTTAGCAAATTTCAACGCTCATAAGAAAATACATACAACTCCGAAAATTGTTTCCCACCGTAAGCCCAAACAATTGAAGTGTCCTTTATGTAAATATGAAGATATCAAATCGAAGTTAATACACCATTTTGGAGAAAAGCATGAAGTTGTTGTTAAAGCTGAAAATATGCAATTTAATTCATTAGAAGAATTTCATTTTTGGAAATTGGAAGAGGAAAAAACAACTAGATCATTTTTTGTAAAGAATCGTAGTTCCAGTAATGTTTCAAATGGCACTAAAACAATATATAATTGTCATAGGTCAGGAAAATACATTGCTAAAGGAAACAATAAAAGACATTTAAAATACAAAGGCTCTAACAAAATAAATGCTTTCTGTCCAGCCAATATTACAGTCATTCAAGAAGCAAATATCTGCAAGGTAGATTATGTTAAGATGCATATTGGACATCAGAATAACTTAGGTCATTTATTTTTAAGTCAGGAAAAAAAGCGGGAATTAGCTAGTAAAATAGCTGCAAAGATTCCATTAGCTGCCATTTTAGATGAAATTAGAGATTCTATGACAAGTGCAAATTTTTCAAGGATTCATCTTCTAACTAAAAAAGATTTGCATAATATTGAACAAACATACAATCTAAATGCAACACCTGTCAGACATAGGAATGATGCCATAAGTGTCCAAGCATGGGTAAATGAACTACAAAAAAGTAATAGTGTACTTTTCTATAAACCGCAAGATGATTTATCAGAAGAGCACTCATGTTTAAAAAGAGAAGATTTTGTTTTAATTCTAATGACCGAAGGTCAAAAGGAGATGCTTGACAAATTTGGGGGTGATTGCATTTGTGTAGACGGAACACACGGAATAACTAGTTACGGATTTGAATTGGTAACATTATTGGTTCTTGATGATATGCGAGAGGGATTTCCATGTGCATTTATGATATCCAATAGAACAGATGAAGACGTTATGTGCATATTATTTTCTTGTATTAGAAAAAGTTTGCAATCAAAAATTTCGCCCAAAGTATTCATGTCGGATATGGCAGAATCATTTTTTAATGCATGGATAAAAATTATGAGTCCTCCAGAATACAg gCTATATTGTTGTTGGCATGTAGACCGCGCATGGAGGAAGAATCTTTCGAAGATTTCTGCTAAGGATATGCAA gtAGTGGTCTACCAACAATTGCGTACCTTGCTTCAAGAAACGGATGTAAAAGCATTTTCACTTATGTTGGAGACATTTTTAAAAAGCCTCTACGAAAATGAGGCTACCTTGGAGTTTGCAAATTATTTTAAAATCCATTATGCTAATAAAGTTGATAGTTGGGCTTATAGTTATCGTCTAAATAGCGGTTTGAACACGAACATGCATTTAGAACGTATGCATCATACCATAAAGTATATCTATCTAAAAGGCAAACATAACAAGAGACTAGATAGGGCTATTTCTGCTCTATTGAAGTTTGTAAGAGATAAACTGTTTGATCAATTAATAACAATTCATAAAGGTAAACTGTGTACTAAATTGAGAGAACTAAGGTCGAGGCATAAGTCAAGCCAAGAACTTGATCACAACTTAGTGATAAAAATGGATACTGTTTGGCAAGTTCCTTCATCCACAACTCAGGAAATATATTTGGTAGAGCAAAGGAAAGTTGATTGTGCTTGTAAAATCGTTTGCTTGGAATGTGATGCTTGCTTTCACCAATATTCGTGTACATGTATAGATTCAAGCGTCAGATATAATATGTGTAAACATATACATTTAGTATGCCGATATGAACAACACCTACCGGGTGAAAAAAATGCAGAATCACTTATAACAGAAACGGACTCGGATCAAG ATGGCAATGCCCTAATAATTCAAGAATGTACTTCtgaaaataaaatacaggatttAGTTAAGGTATTAAGTTCTAAGGAAACTGAAGATGGTGATAATGATGCCAAGTTAGacaaagaaaaattaaatttaaaaaactggATATGGGATCAAATTGATAAAATCTCCTCAATGACAGAGCTAAATGAAATCAAACGTTTAACCGCTCCAATTGAAGCTGTGCTAAACGCAGTTAAGGAAGGAAGCACATCAATAAAAATACCAGAAGAAAATATAAAGATTCCGCacaataaaaatattgttaaacaaaggAGATTGTTTTCGGTTAAGAAAAAATCTAAAAGGGAAAATCAGCGTGTTAACAAACCTTCTATTAGTGATATTCAAAATACCGCTGTAAAATTGTTACATCCTTAA